The Osmia bicornis bicornis chromosome 9, iOsmBic2.1, whole genome shotgun sequence genome has a segment encoding these proteins:
- the LOC114874414 gene encoding PRADC1-like protein produces MRIQRIKFVCCFLVLISLNVKISNGIGGGHSLTFKTRGSFSDTSIGSDVFFEIIYPPELEYTYKLRPAKDFGAPFNASFLEERIPLVPTDPPHGCQIAKNAKELKGRIALVERGDCSFFAKSIMAEEAGAKAVIIADYHSSSMEESITSPLWADYYYVEMIRDDTIPPSKTVNIPAGFLLGKNGKMIRQTLQRLNQPFALINIPVNLTYTSLDKLHQPPWLFW; encoded by the exons ATGCGAAtacaaagaataaaatttgtttgttGTTTCCTCGTTCTCATTTCACTGAACGTTAAAATATCAAATGGGATTGGTGGAG GACATTCACTTACGTTTAAAACGAGAGGATCTTTTAGTGATACCAGTATTGGATCAGATGTATTTTTTGAAATCATATATCCTCCAGAATTGGAGTACACCTATAAATTAAGACCTGCTAAAGATTTTGGAGCTCCTTTT aatGCAAGTTTCTTGGAAGAAAGAATCCCTTTGGTTCCAACTGATCCTCCACATGGATGCCAGATAGCAAAGAATGCCAAGGAATTAAAAGGTAGAATAGCATTGGTTGAAAGAGGAGATTGTAGTTTTTTTGCTAAAAGCATAATGGCAGAAGAAGCTGGAGCAAAAGCTGTAATTATAGCAGATTATCATTCTTCCTCTATGGAAGAATCGATAACAAGTCCACTATGGGCTGACTATTACTATGTAGAAATGATACGCGACGATACTATCCCACCTTCAAAGACAGTAAACATTCCTGCTGGATTTTTGCTCGGTAAGAACGGTAAAATGATCCGGCAAACGCTACAACGTTTGAATCAACCTTTTGCCTTAATCAACATCCCAGTGAACTTAACTTACACTTCTTTAGATAAGTTACATCAACCACCATGGTTGTTTTGGTGA